One window of Nocardia nova SH22a genomic DNA carries:
- a CDS encoding TetR/AcrR family transcriptional regulator, whose amino-acid sequence MLEAVDELGVDKVGIPDISRRAGVRDSSIYRRWGTRENLVLDVMLTASEHSVPLPDTGSLRGDLTDFANALISYFDTPVGAGLARALAFLTDSEPIAEARNAFWEARYEANKALVTRAVERGELPAGINARIVFETLIAPIHFRHFLTHEPMDDQFVDQHVTRVIRALQT is encoded by the coding sequence GTGCTCGAAGCTGTCGACGAACTCGGTGTCGACAAGGTGGGCATCCCCGACATCAGCCGCCGGGCCGGCGTCCGCGACAGCTCCATCTATCGACGCTGGGGCACGCGGGAGAATCTCGTGCTCGACGTGATGCTGACCGCCAGCGAGCACAGTGTGCCGTTGCCGGACACCGGCTCTCTACGTGGAGATCTCACCGACTTCGCCAACGCGCTCATCTCCTACTTCGACACCCCCGTAGGCGCCGGCCTGGCACGGGCCCTCGCATTCCTCACCGACTCCGAGCCGATCGCCGAGGCGAGAAACGCCTTCTGGGAGGCCCGCTACGAAGCCAACAAGGCCCTCGTCACCCGCGCGGTCGAGCGCGGCGAGCTACCGGCAGGCATCAACGCCAGGATCGTGTTCGAAACGCTCATCGCCCCGATCCACTTCCGCCACTTCCTCACCCACGAACCGATGGACGACCAGTTCGTCGACCAGCACGTCACCCGAGTGATCCGCGCCCTGCAAACCTAG
- a CDS encoding SDR family NAD(P)-dependent oxidoreductase, whose amino-acid sequence MSDTILITGASSGLGLLTAHELARQGCDLVLGCRNEIKAAQAADGIRSEAPAARVEIAVMDTSSLRSVHEAAAKIGGSATPLAGVICNAGIQIVDGVQTSADGYEMTFATNHLGHFHLVNELRGALTPRARIVVVASEVHQGPAKSFGFPAPRWTDPARLADPATQPSGTAGRTGRIRYATSKLANVYYTYELGRRLADNEVTVNAFDPGLMPETGLARNYPSVVRQGYRLLTPVLTKLPGVATAERSAADLAWLTTSDDVAGVSGKYFSGRREHPSSSESYDAERAAELWQVSEQLVRTALG is encoded by the coding sequence ATGTCCGACACGATTCTCATCACCGGGGCGTCGTCGGGTCTCGGATTGCTGACGGCGCACGAATTGGCGCGTCAGGGCTGTGACCTGGTATTGGGGTGTCGCAACGAGATCAAGGCCGCGCAGGCCGCCGACGGTATCCGTTCCGAAGCGCCCGCCGCCCGGGTCGAGATCGCGGTGATGGACACCTCATCGCTGCGCTCCGTCCACGAGGCCGCCGCGAAGATTGGCGGTTCGGCGACGCCCCTGGCGGGGGTCATTTGTAATGCCGGGATTCAGATCGTGGACGGAGTGCAGACCTCCGCCGACGGTTACGAAATGACCTTTGCCACCAATCATCTCGGACATTTCCACCTGGTGAACGAACTGCGCGGCGCGCTGACCCCACGTGCTCGAATCGTCGTGGTGGCCAGTGAGGTGCATCAGGGCCCGGCCAAGTCGTTCGGATTCCCGGCGCCCCGATGGACCGATCCGGCCCGGCTGGCCGATCCCGCGACACAGCCGTCGGGAACGGCCGGACGTACCGGTCGGATCCGTTACGCCACATCGAAATTGGCCAATGTCTACTACACCTATGAGCTGGGGCGTCGTCTCGCCGACAACGAGGTGACCGTGAACGCGTTCGATCCCGGACTCATGCCGGAAACGGGACTGGCCCGCAATTACCCGTCCGTCGTACGGCAGGGATATCGGCTGCTGACGCCCGTGCTGACCAAACTGCCCGGCGTGGCAACGGCGGAACGGTCGGCGGCCGACCTGGCCTGGCTGACCACCTCCGACGACGTTGCCGGTGTCAGCGGGAAGTACTTCTCCGGCCGTCGCGAACACCCGAGTTCATCCGAGTCGTATGACGCCGAGCGGGCCGCGGAGTTGTGGCAGGTGTCCGAGCAACTGGTTCGCACGGCGCTCGGCTGA
- a CDS encoding glycoside hydrolase, whose product MASRRAVAAAPPIRYTMTAFTNTSQTDMWVYESTDATNFQLVQAEAYRPPDADPADTPAAAATTKKGLCRDPSVFRHLDGEYYLTYTTAWDGNTIGFARSHDRIHWEFLYEYTIPFDGVTHTWAPKWFVDHDGTVSVLVNINDGTVFRPCVMTATTSSLSRLHWTTPIPLAGVIPAPDSLGYIDTTVTLSQGRYYAFVKNESTKNVEVAMADRLVGPYTFARTGNWASWGGPGPGQPREGQCVIPLPDGRWRIYLDAYDLDEPTHGHYLYSDTVTGDLLGEWTTPKDLPALSGFVRHFTVLPEQLNGYPNS is encoded by the coding sequence GTGGCATCCCGACGCGCAGTGGCCGCCGCCCCGCCGATCCGATACACGATGACGGCGTTCACCAACACCAGCCAGACCGATATGTGGGTCTACGAATCCACCGACGCAACGAATTTCCAACTCGTCCAGGCCGAGGCTTACCGTCCACCGGACGCCGACCCCGCCGATACCCCAGCAGCGGCTGCCACGACCAAGAAGGGCTTGTGCCGCGACCCCAGCGTCTTTCGTCACCTCGACGGCGAGTACTACCTGACGTACACGACCGCATGGGACGGCAACACCATCGGGTTCGCTCGCAGCCACGACCGGATCCACTGGGAGTTCCTGTACGAGTACACGATTCCGTTCGACGGTGTCACCCATACCTGGGCGCCGAAATGGTTCGTCGACCATGACGGCACGGTCAGCGTCCTGGTGAACATCAACGACGGCACGGTCTTCCGGCCCTGCGTCATGACCGCGACCACCTCATCGCTGAGCCGGCTGCACTGGACCACGCCCATACCGCTGGCAGGCGTCATCCCCGCACCGGACAGCCTCGGCTACATCGACACCACGGTCACGTTGTCGCAAGGACGCTACTACGCGTTCGTCAAGAACGAATCGACCAAGAACGTCGAGGTCGCGATGGCCGACCGCCTGGTCGGCCCGTACACGTTCGCGCGAACCGGGAACTGGGCGAGCTGGGGCGGACCGGGCCCGGGACAACCGCGCGAGGGACAGTGCGTGATCCCGCTCCCCGACGGCCGATGGCGGATCTACCTGGATGCCTACGACCTCGACGAACCCACGCACGGTCACTATCTCTACAGCGACACCGTCACCGGCGACCTGCTCGGCGAGTGGACCACCCCGAAGGACCTGCCCGCCCTGTCCGGGTTCGTCCGCCACTTCACCGTGTTACCCGAACAGCTGAACGGTTACCCGAACAGCTGA
- a CDS encoding VOC family protein, which produces MQPSTFLYFDGRAEEAAELYTGIFTDSAIIDRQLDPEGAVSRITFELAGQRYMAYNGNARFVFTSAISIYVDCETQEEVDKLWSALTLGGQEGPGGSLTDRFGVTWQVYPTELRELLDAAEPAAAARILNALHAMRKIDVAGLRAAGAG; this is translated from the coding sequence GTGCAACCGAGTACGTTCCTGTATTTCGATGGCCGCGCCGAAGAGGCCGCCGAACTCTACACCGGAATCTTCACCGATTCCGCGATCATCGACCGGCAGCTCGATCCGGAAGGCGCCGTCAGCAGGATCACCTTCGAACTGGCCGGACAGCGCTACATGGCCTACAACGGCAACGCCCGATTCGTGTTCACCAGCGCGATCTCGATCTACGTCGACTGCGAGACCCAGGAGGAGGTGGACAAGCTGTGGTCCGCCCTCACCCTCGGCGGCCAGGAAGGGCCCGGCGGATCGTTGACCGACCGTTTCGGCGTGACCTGGCAGGTATACCCCACGGAGCTGCGTGAACTACTGGACGCGGCCGAACCCGCCGCGGCCGCCCGGATTCTGAACGCCCTGCACGCCATGCGGAAGATCGACGTCGCGGGCCTGCGCGCGGCCGGCGCGGGATGA
- a CDS encoding FAD-dependent monooxygenase yields the protein MKNRNILVSGAGIAGPTLAYWLHRYGFRPTIVERAPGPRTGGHAVDIRGTAREVAERTGIIPEVEAAHTGARGMAFVDRDNRRVATLSTEVFGDSGGPIAEYAIRRTDLAGILHDATRDDVEYRFGDSISAIAQDDDSVRVRFDNGEDRQFDLLVGADGIHSNVRRLTFGPEKRYLRDLGSYLALYSATTSIAHDGWQLMYTIPGRDGRPGKTAGLYPQPEPGTALAAFFLRSAPVHYDRDDVDAQKRIVVEAFAGEGWEIPRLLSSIWDTPDFYFDRVLQVEVNSWAQHRTVLLGDSAYCASPMSGIGTSLALVGAYVLAGELAAADGDHRIAYLAYERKMRRFVDQAHEFARTEGDGGLMPDSKAQLWLRNQAVRVLPYLPRRLVGRGMEKVANTVELDDYPILARN from the coding sequence ATGAAGAACCGGAATATCCTTGTTTCCGGTGCCGGAATCGCGGGCCCGACCCTCGCCTACTGGCTACACCGCTACGGCTTCCGACCCACCATCGTCGAGCGCGCACCCGGACCACGCACCGGCGGCCACGCCGTCGACATCCGCGGCACCGCAAGGGAAGTCGCGGAGCGCACCGGCATCATCCCCGAGGTCGAGGCCGCGCACACCGGCGCGCGCGGCATGGCGTTCGTCGACCGCGACAACCGGCGCGTCGCAACGCTGAGCACCGAGGTGTTCGGCGATTCCGGCGGCCCCATAGCCGAATACGCGATTCGCCGGACCGACCTGGCCGGAATCCTGCACGACGCCACCCGGGACGACGTCGAATATCGCTTCGGCGACTCGATCTCCGCGATCGCGCAGGACGACGACAGCGTGCGCGTCCGGTTCGACAACGGCGAGGACCGGCAGTTCGACCTGCTGGTCGGCGCGGACGGCATCCACTCCAACGTTCGTCGGCTCACGTTCGGCCCCGAGAAACGCTACCTACGCGACCTCGGCTCATACCTTGCGCTGTACTCCGCCACCACCTCGATCGCGCACGACGGCTGGCAACTGATGTACACCATCCCCGGCCGGGACGGACGGCCGGGAAAGACCGCCGGTCTTTATCCACAGCCCGAACCGGGTACGGCGCTGGCGGCCTTCTTTCTGCGCTCGGCACCGGTGCACTACGACCGCGACGACGTCGACGCGCAGAAGCGCATCGTGGTCGAAGCCTTCGCGGGCGAGGGGTGGGAGATCCCGCGATTGCTGTCGTCCATCTGGGACACCCCGGACTTCTACTTCGACCGGGTGCTTCAGGTCGAGGTGAATTCTTGGGCGCAGCACCGCACCGTGCTGCTGGGCGACTCCGCCTACTGCGCCTCCCCGATGTCCGGCATCGGCACCAGCCTCGCGCTCGTCGGGGCCTACGTGCTGGCCGGCGAACTCGCCGCGGCCGACGGCGATCACCGCATCGCGTACCTCGCCTACGAGCGCAAGATGCGCCGATTCGTCGACCAGGCACACGAATTCGCGCGCACAGAGGGCGACGGCGGCCTGATGCCCGACTCCAAGGCGCAGCTGTGGCTGCGCAACCAAGCGGTCCGGGTACTGCCGTATCTGCCGAGGCGACTCGTGGGCCGCGGCATGGAGAAGGTCGCCAACACAGTGGAACTGGACGACTACCCGATCTTGGCACGCAACTGA
- a CDS encoding TetR/AcrR family transcriptional regulator C-terminal domain-containing protein, which produces MSAQQRPQAPYLAIAEEIRARIAGGELRPGDRVPSIRQIAQRWGVAIATATRVTAVLREDGWVEARVGSGTVVSARAGRKRPTALSPAVSQELSERASHRHLLRKAIAIADVEGLDAVSMRRLAAEFGTGPTSLYRHVASKEQLLTQMADETFGELDLPGPNEQGWRAGLELIARRQWQLFRQHLWLPRVVSFTRPLLAPNMMAQTEWTLGALDGLGLSASARMREAMTLHALVLTIALSMAEEAEAEQSTGVTLAGWRAAQRTKAHNLLVSGRFPLLATVPEDTTADLDALFDYGLARHLDGFAVLLAQSTDPSR; this is translated from the coding sequence ATGTCCGCGCAGCAGCGCCCGCAGGCGCCGTACCTGGCGATCGCCGAGGAGATCAGGGCCAGGATTGCCGGTGGCGAGCTTCGGCCGGGGGATCGGGTGCCCTCCATCCGGCAGATCGCACAGCGCTGGGGCGTGGCGATCGCGACCGCGACCAGGGTGACCGCGGTGCTGCGCGAGGACGGCTGGGTGGAAGCGCGGGTCGGTTCGGGCACCGTGGTCAGCGCGCGGGCCGGGCGCAAGCGGCCGACAGCGCTGAGCCCAGCTGTGTCGCAGGAGCTTTCCGAGCGAGCCTCGCATCGACACCTGCTGCGCAAGGCCATCGCGATCGCCGATGTCGAGGGGCTGGACGCGGTGTCGATGCGAAGGCTCGCCGCCGAGTTCGGTACCGGCCCGACGTCGCTGTACCGGCATGTGGCGAGCAAGGAGCAACTGCTGACCCAGATGGCCGACGAGACCTTCGGCGAACTCGACCTGCCCGGACCGAACGAGCAGGGGTGGCGTGCCGGGCTGGAACTGATCGCTCGCAGGCAGTGGCAGCTGTTCCGGCAACACCTTTGGCTGCCGCGAGTCGTCTCGTTCACCCGACCCCTGCTCGCCCCCAACATGATGGCGCAGACCGAATGGACGCTGGGCGCGCTGGACGGACTCGGCTTGTCCGCCTCCGCGCGTATGCGCGAAGCCATGACACTGCACGCCCTCGTCCTGACCATCGCGCTGTCGATGGCCGAGGAAGCCGAGGCGGAGCAGAGTACCGGCGTCACCCTCGCCGGCTGGCGCGCCGCACAACGAACCAAGGCGCACAACCTACTCGTCAGCGGCCGATTCCCCTTACTGGCAACGGTTCCCGAGGACACCACCGCCGACTTGGACGCACTGTTCGACTACGGCCTCGCCCGCCATCTCGACGGCTTCGCCGTGCTTCTGGCGCAATCGACGGATCCGTCTCGCTGA
- a CDS encoding trimeric intracellular cation channel family protein has translation MATALDFADGDNLHSAVSAFQLIGDHLGTFAFAVSGALLAVHKKLDIVGIATLAAATAVGGGIIRDLVIGTHPPAAFVNLTYLAIALLAALIIFFWHPSSRLSGRPLDIADALGLGVFCVTGTLTAADAGLGAPSAALLGLVTAVGGGVIRDILAGQTPLILRPDREIYAIPALLGSSITAGLLHLGYYSDVVGAATMLAVFGFRWCALHYEWRAPSARQGNNRAS, from the coding sequence GTGGCGACAGCACTCGATTTCGCTGACGGTGACAACCTGCATTCCGCTGTGTCCGCGTTCCAGCTGATCGGAGATCACCTGGGCACCTTCGCCTTCGCCGTATCGGGTGCTCTGCTGGCCGTGCATAAGAAACTCGACATTGTCGGCATTGCCACCCTGGCCGCCGCCACCGCGGTCGGGGGAGGCATCATCCGAGACCTGGTCATCGGCACCCATCCCCCTGCCGCGTTCGTCAACCTCACCTACCTCGCTATCGCGCTGCTCGCGGCGCTCATCATTTTCTTCTGGCACCCCTCGAGCCGCCTGTCGGGCCGCCCCCTCGATATCGCTGACGCCCTCGGACTCGGAGTGTTCTGCGTGACCGGAACCCTCACGGCCGCCGACGCGGGGCTGGGAGCCCCCTCTGCGGCGCTGCTCGGGCTGGTCACGGCGGTCGGGGGCGGAGTGATCCGCGACATCCTCGCGGGACAGACTCCCCTGATCCTGCGCCCGGACCGCGAAATCTATGCCATTCCAGCGCTGTTGGGCTCCAGCATCACTGCGGGACTGCTTCATCTGGGCTACTACTCCGACGTCGTCGGTGCTGCGACCATGTTGGCCGTATTCGGATTCCGCTGGTGCGCACTGCATTACGAGTGGCGCGCCCCAAGCGCACGCCAGGGCAATAACCGCGCCTCCTGA
- a CDS encoding M20 metallopeptidase family protein — MSDDTIYDRFDKAAAAVSDQVISWRHHLHQHPELSNREVNTAALIADHLRSLNLDEVRTGIAGHGVVGVLKGGKPGDRVIALRADIDALPVPDECGVEFASAFVDDDYPGGPFPVSHACGHDCHTSMLMGAATALAAERESLPGTVLFVFQPAEEGPPVEEKGGAKQMIAEGACDDPRPTMAFGFHVVPLPKGFVGYRVGNQFGASSLIKIEITGMQVHGSTPWMGIDTMPAVGAILTGIGQLYRQVNAFDPITVTIGHIQDVGRFNIIGQTTTLWGTIRCAVEADMTEVQKRLETLATHSAQAYNCSATVEYLQDVPAVHNLQPWVDAALPTLHRVVGEDKVANTSATLGYDDVSEFVNTYGGLYVTLGVQDVELDDTGNPRPTPGGRGLYMNHNPHFYADDDTLVTGVKLHCNMAYDHLTGKVAAKGS; from the coding sequence ATGTCCGATGACACGATCTACGACCGGTTCGACAAGGCTGCCGCCGCAGTGTCCGATCAGGTGATCTCCTGGCGGCATCACCTGCACCAGCATCCGGAGTTGTCCAATCGTGAGGTGAACACCGCGGCGCTGATCGCCGATCATCTGCGGTCGCTGAACCTCGACGAGGTCCGCACCGGCATCGCCGGACACGGCGTGGTCGGTGTGCTTAAGGGCGGCAAGCCCGGAGACCGGGTGATCGCTCTGCGAGCCGATATCGACGCGCTGCCCGTGCCGGACGAATGCGGGGTCGAGTTCGCCTCCGCGTTCGTCGACGACGACTATCCCGGCGGACCGTTCCCGGTCTCACATGCCTGCGGGCACGACTGCCACACCTCGATGCTGATGGGAGCGGCCACTGCGCTGGCCGCAGAACGTGAATCCCTACCCGGCACAGTGCTTTTCGTCTTCCAGCCCGCCGAGGAAGGCCCGCCGGTCGAGGAGAAGGGCGGCGCGAAGCAGATGATCGCCGAGGGGGCGTGCGACGACCCGCGCCCGACGATGGCATTCGGCTTCCACGTGGTGCCGTTGCCGAAGGGGTTCGTCGGCTATCGCGTCGGTAATCAGTTCGGGGCATCTAGTCTGATCAAGATCGAGATCACCGGTATGCAGGTACACGGTTCGACGCCGTGGATGGGCATCGACACCATGCCCGCGGTCGGGGCGATCCTCACCGGAATCGGACAGCTCTACCGGCAGGTGAATGCCTTCGACCCGATCACCGTCACCATCGGCCACATCCAGGACGTCGGCCGGTTCAACATCATCGGACAGACCACCACCCTGTGGGGCACCATCCGCTGCGCGGTCGAAGCCGACATGACCGAGGTGCAGAAACGGCTCGAAACCCTCGCCACACATTCGGCACAGGCCTACAACTGCTCCGCCACAGTCGAGTATCTGCAGGACGTACCTGCGGTTCACAACCTCCAGCCCTGGGTCGACGCCGCTCTGCCGACACTCCACCGCGTGGTCGGAGAGGACAAGGTCGCCAACACCAGCGCGACTCTGGGATACGACGACGTCTCGGAGTTCGTCAACACCTATGGCGGGCTGTATGTGACCCTCGGCGTGCAGGACGTCGAACTCGACGACACCGGCAACCCGCGCCCGACTCCGGGCGGCCGTGGCCTGTACATGAACCACAACCCGCACTTCTACGCTGACGACGACACCCTCGTCACCGGGGTTAAGCTGCACTGCAACATGGCCTACGACCACCTCACCGGCAAGGTCGCCGCCAAAGGATCCTGA
- a CDS encoding DUF4158 domain-containing protein, protein MSVAPVTVIPIACVSRAELDRFFYPDDEDRKLIAARCRDYNRFGCVLQLATVRFLGMFLTDPLDVPPSWSNTSPGS, encoded by the coding sequence ATGTCTGTCGCGCCGGTGACTGTCATTCCGATCGCGTGCGTTTCCCGGGCGGAGCTGGACCGGTTCTTCTACCCGGACGACGAGGACCGCAAGCTGATCGCGGCGCGTTGCCGCGACTACAACCGTTTCGGGTGTGTCCTGCAGCTGGCGACGGTCCGCTTCCTCGGCATGTTCCTGACCGATCCGCTCGATGTTCCGCCGAGCTGGTCGAATACCTCGCCGGGCAGCTGA
- a CDS encoding alkyl sulfatase C-terminal domain-containing protein has protein sequence MILGMPIDLLFDYAAIRLDGPAAVAHPITVNLDIGDLDGDHCFQIRRGVLHYWPKRLPEPDATLTLPHAMLHLPGTGLHSVVTVVSVAGLTGMFGYLSTTTAGTSNSSAVRNLYQTLGSP, from the coding sequence ATGATCCTCGGCATGCCCATCGACCTCCTGTTCGACTACGCCGCCATCCGGCTCGACGGACCCGCCGCCGTCGCACACCCCATCACCGTCAACCTCGACATCGGCGATCTCGACGGCGACCACTGTTTCCAGATCCGCCGCGGCGTGCTGCACTACTGGCCCAAACGGCTCCCCGAGCCGGACGCCACCCTCACCCTCCCGCATGCCATGTTGCACCTTCCTGGTACAGGCTTGCACTCTGTGGTCACCGTTGTCTCTGTCGCAGGGTTGACCGGCATGTTCGGCTACCTGTCAACGACTACTGCCGGAACTAGTAACTCATCGGCCGTCCGCAACCTGTATCAGACCCTCGGAAGTCCATAA
- a CDS encoding alpha/beta hydrolase: MTTTAKPLYYRDQQAWRDLQQFLPQHLRLDDTNSPEEDFWEWRGNTIHLDRYRNPDAPAKVVLHHGVGTNGRQMSLILGAPLAQRGFETVALDNLGYGLTQVAPGAVPSYDDWVDLVVDFLAYEQSRDDRPIVLYGLSAGGMLTYHVAAKAPKSTLRGIVGMTFLDQRNQQVKDETAHDLLTARLGGPLMGALTHTPIRSMRYPMTLASKMSALVNDKAALKVMTRDRTSGGNWVPVRFLASYMNYQPAVEPADFDACPVLLTQPAQDRWSPLHLSQPVLTPITKVPVQTVLLENAGHYPIEEPGLQQMQDAIAEFVTKYTQ, encoded by the coding sequence ATGACCACCACCGCGAAACCGCTTTACTACCGAGACCAGCAAGCCTGGCGCGATCTGCAGCAATTCCTGCCCCAGCACCTCCGCCTGGACGATACGAATTCGCCCGAGGAGGATTTCTGGGAATGGCGAGGCAACACCATTCACCTCGACCGCTACCGCAACCCGGACGCACCGGCCAAGGTGGTCCTGCACCACGGCGTCGGCACCAACGGCCGGCAGATGAGTCTGATCCTGGGCGCCCCACTGGCCCAGCGCGGTTTCGAAACCGTCGCTCTCGACAATCTCGGTTACGGTCTGACGCAGGTCGCTCCCGGCGCCGTCCCCAGCTACGACGACTGGGTCGATCTAGTCGTGGACTTCCTGGCCTACGAGCAGTCGCGCGACGACCGGCCGATCGTGCTGTACGGCCTGTCCGCGGGCGGCATGCTGACCTATCACGTCGCGGCGAAGGCACCGAAGTCGACGCTACGCGGCATCGTTGGAATGACCTTCCTCGATCAGAGAAATCAGCAGGTCAAGGACGAAACGGCACATGACCTCCTCACCGCCCGGCTGGGTGGCCCGCTGATGGGGGCCCTCACCCACACGCCGATTCGGAGCATGAGGTACCCGATGACACTGGCCTCCAAGATGTCGGCGCTGGTCAACGACAAGGCCGCGCTGAAGGTGATGACCCGCGACCGCACCTCCGGCGGCAACTGGGTTCCGGTCCGGTTCCTGGCCTCGTACATGAATTACCAGCCCGCGGTCGAGCCTGCCGATTTCGACGCCTGTCCCGTGCTGCTCACCCAGCCCGCGCAGGACCGCTGGTCGCCGTTGCACCTGAGCCAGCCCGTCCTCACGCCCATCACCAAGGTGCCGGTGCAGACCGTCCTACTGGAGAACGCGGGTCACTACCCCATCGAGGAGCCCGGCCTGCAGCAGATGCAGGACGCCATCGCCGAGTTCGTCACCAAATACACGCAGTAG
- a CDS encoding AraC family transcriptional regulator: MVHWNTPRSAMGALLMAELGRENGLTTHACLRGSGLTQAQLSDPSAVVYASDELAVVANLVRELGDPPGLGVTAGTRFRLTSYGLWGFALVSSPTLRSAIRVGFQFGELSFSLSETSARSMNGEFQLLLEPLAIPPQLRRFTIERDAAGIQTLHRDLLATPTALTRVSFTFPAPAADEISLYEEVFGMRPEFDAEENVLAFDERLADAPLPQANEQTAAIALEHCRDLLDRRRARTGTAGQVRDLLLERLNEPPDAAAIADSLHMSERTLRHHLAQEGTSYRALLDEIRERLAEEMLVAQGLPVAEIAHRLGYVEVSSFSQAFRRWKGMGPRAFRQLQPATVNA; the protein is encoded by the coding sequence GTGGTTCACTGGAACACCCCGCGTTCGGCCATGGGCGCTCTGCTCATGGCCGAACTCGGTCGCGAGAACGGCCTCACCACCCACGCCTGCCTGCGTGGCAGCGGTCTCACCCAGGCCCAGTTGTCCGATCCGAGCGCCGTCGTGTACGCGAGCGACGAACTGGCCGTGGTCGCCAACCTGGTCCGGGAACTCGGAGACCCGCCGGGTCTGGGGGTCACCGCCGGTACCCGCTTCCGCCTGACGTCCTACGGACTCTGGGGGTTCGCCCTCGTCAGCAGCCCGACACTGCGGTCGGCGATCCGGGTCGGCTTCCAGTTCGGGGAGCTTAGCTTCTCCCTGAGCGAGACCTCCGCGCGCTCGATGAACGGTGAATTCCAATTGCTGCTGGAGCCGCTCGCGATCCCACCGCAACTCCGGCGCTTCACCATCGAGCGCGACGCGGCGGGCATCCAGACCCTGCACCGCGACCTGCTCGCCACACCGACGGCCCTGACCCGGGTGAGCTTCACCTTCCCCGCCCCCGCGGCCGACGAGATATCGCTCTACGAGGAAGTATTCGGTATGCGACCGGAATTCGACGCCGAGGAGAACGTCCTCGCCTTCGACGAACGGCTCGCGGATGCGCCACTGCCGCAGGCGAACGAGCAGACGGCCGCCATCGCGTTGGAACATTGCCGCGACCTGCTCGACCGGCGCCGCGCGCGCACCGGCACCGCCGGACAGGTCCGCGACCTCCTGCTCGAGCGCCTGAACGAACCACCCGACGCCGCCGCGATAGCGGATTCGCTGCACATGAGCGAGCGCACTTTACGTCACCACCTCGCTCAGGAAGGCACCTCCTACCGTGCGTTACTGGACGAGATCCGCGAGCGCCTCGCCGAGGAAATGCTCGTCGCGCAAGGTCTGCCGGTCGCCGAAATCGCGCACAGACTCGGCTACGTCGAGGTGTCGAGCTTCTCCCAGGCATTCCGACGCTGGAAAGGTATGGGGCCCCGGGCCTTCCGGCAATTGCAGCCGGCGACCGTGAACGCGTAG